The Eleginops maclovinus isolate JMC-PN-2008 ecotype Puerto Natales chromosome 3, JC_Emac_rtc_rv5, whole genome shotgun sequence genome includes a region encoding these proteins:
- the seraf gene encoding von Willebrand factor D and EGF domain-containing protein, producing MDFLGLCSAVLLLTLVTRSSAAGSDAPRGVAVGFVFDPKAICEPPCEHGGVCIRNNTCFCSKGYEGETCQYANCYPKCKNGGTCLRPGKCRCPPAYGGRYCHKVTCEGGCWNGGECNAVNGVTKCICPSSWTGSKCQDAICPQGCRNGGICVAPGICSCPEGWLGGACHTAVCTKSCLNGGKCISPDKCRCRPPFFGLRCEERKKSY from the exons ATGGACTTCTTGGGTCTCTGTTCAGCGGTTCTTTTGCTCACCTTGGTCACTCGAAGCTCCGCGGCGGGTTCGGACGCGCCCCGAGGAGTCGCGGTCGGGTTCGTTTTTGACCCCAAAGCGATATGCGAACCGCCGTGCGAACACGGAGGCGTCTGCATCCGCAACAACACATGCTTCTGCTCCAAGGGCTACGAAGGAGAGACCTGCCAGTATG CCAATTGTTATCCCAAATGTAAGAATGGAGGAACATGTCTTCGTCCTGGAAAATGCAGATGTCCTCCAGCATATGGAGGACGATACTGTCACAAAG TGACTTGTGAAGGTGGCTGCTGGAATGGAGGGGAATGCAACGCTGTTAATGGAGTGACCAAATGTATCTGCCCCTCGAGCTGGACCGGCTCAAAATGCCAAGATG CGATCTGTCCACAAGGCTGTAGGAACGGGGGAATTTGTGTGGCTCCAGGAATCTGCAGCTGTCCAGAGGGATGGCTGGGTGGTGCCTGCCACACTG CTGTGTGCACTAAGTCCTGCCTGAATGGAGGAAAGTGTATTTCTCCAGACAAATGCCGCTGCCGTCCTCCTTTCTTTGGCCTTCGTTGCGAGGAGAGGAAGAAGTCCTACTAG